In the Sedimentisphaera cyanobacteriorum genome, ACAACAGGCCGGCAGTTTTCCATAACGCCTGCGGAAAAGCTGTGTTTAAAACTGAATTGAATGCGACAAGTTTATTAACAACTTACCCACAATAATTGTAGAAAACTTTATAAGTGTAAGCTCTTGTTATATACTATCTTACATAATTTTCAAATAAATATCCAACAAACACACAGCTCCTATTACTTCTATAACTATTTTTAAAATATATATAATATGAGACAACACCCAACAAGCAGCGAAACCGTAAAGCGTACATACGCATGTCAGCCTGTTAGAATCGAAGCTGATTCGAATGTGAAGTTAGAAATCAGAAACTTTAAGCAATTTGTCCCCTCAATAATGCAGAAATGTATTTATCATTGAACTTTAAGTTTTCAGGGTAAAGTCATATAGTAACTAATATGGACAGTTAATTTTTATGAATGCAGTGAGAACACCTGGATTGTGCAATAATTTTAATAAGTAAGCTGTTTAATGGCGTAATCGGCTGCGAGCAGGCCGAAAATGCCTGTGATGGTGGGCAGTGAGCCCATTAGATAGCATTTTCTTCCCTGAATATGGCCTCGTTTAATAGGATTCTCAGATTCGGGCGTTGCGAGGGCGCTTTGTTTCTTCAGCTGCTCACTGGAATAAACTGCCGGGAAACTCAGGCTAACCCCCCTTTTGCGAAGTCGCTTGCGAAGATTTGCAGCTAATGGGCAGTATCTTACCTCTCGCATTGCTGAGATGCGGATTTTGGATGGGTCTGTTTTTCTCGCTGCTCCCATGCTGGAAATAAAGGCGATTTCACGTTTGCTCAGCTCGGTAATGAGTTCGAGCTTTGGGTTGAGGGGGTCTATTGAATCGATCACAAAATCCGGGCGGCCTTCAAGGCAGCTCTCGAGCGTGTCGGTGTGAATGAATTCGTTCAGCGTTTCTACTTTGCACTGAGGGTTAATATCGAGAATTCTCTGCCTGCCTGCATCCGTTTTGTACCGCCCTTCCGTGCTTGTGAGTGCAAAAACTTGGCGGTTTATGTTGCTCTTGGTTATCTTATCCGAATCTATCAGGCGCAGTTTGCCAACGCCCGCCCTTGCCAGAGCCTCAGCTGCGAAACTGCCTACCGCCCCTGCCCCGCAAACTGCAACAAAGCTGGAAGCAAGCTTTTCCACGTTTTCTCTGCCGAGAAGCAGCTCTGTTCTTTTGAGCCTTTCTCGGAAATTATGCCGGCCGGTCATAAATATGGCTCTCTACTGATCTTTTAAGTTTACGCCAAAAATGTTAGTTAATCTGTCGAATTCTTCGAGTG is a window encoding:
- a CDS encoding tRNA threonylcarbamoyladenosine dehydratase codes for the protein MTGRHNFRERLKRTELLLGRENVEKLASSFVAVCGAGAVGSFAAEALARAGVGKLRLIDSDKITKSNINRQVFALTSTEGRYKTDAGRQRILDINPQCKVETLNEFIHTDTLESCLEGRPDFVIDSIDPLNPKLELITELSKREIAFISSMGAARKTDPSKIRISAMREVRYCPLAANLRKRLRKRGVSLSFPAVYSSEQLKKQSALATPESENPIKRGHIQGRKCYLMGSLPTITGIFGLLAADYAIKQLTY